The sequence TTCTTGATCAACACAACATGCCAGCCAGCTAcggtttaaaaatttattcagGCCTCTACATATAATAGATGGTCAAAACTACGCCTATCTCTGCTGACTATACCGTAATATTCCATAGACATCGACTACGCCTGGTGGGAAAACTGGATCCGTTGCCGCcctaacagcaaccttggcaacTGCAGTGACATTGACTGGAGGAGTGAAAAGGGGTCCAACAAAGGGGACCTGACTCAGTGGTTTAGCATGCTGCAGCACCTGCAAAATTTTAGAAATGTCAATAACACGGTGTTCGAAACGGCCAAGGCATTTTCTTCTCTGTCTGGATGGTTCAACATGCATTAAGGGAAAATTGAGAATAGTAAACAAACAAGAATCATACCATCTCCATTGGAGAACCAATCACACCAAGAGGTACCTTCATGCTCCCAATACGGCGTGTTCCATAAATAAATCCAGGCCTCAGAATTACTCCTAAAACCCAAATCCGATTGCAAAAATTTTCATTAGAGCCACAAATCTGTTTTCTATATGCTAAAATTAAGCTTGGCAAAACTACCAAGGAACCTAAGTCACACGAATCTTTCAAAGAAAATAAGCGAAACAGGCCTAAGCATTGAATAAGCATGCTGCAAACATCCCCATTAAGATCAAGTGAGTATTACATGAGATGGTGATATGATTTTTTTCCCCGGTTCGATATGCAATATTTTCAGCAGGATATAGATAGCTCACCTCCGTATGGATATCTCACATGTAATTCTGTCTCAGCTGCTCTCTGCATCACATTGAATGCACAAAAATATTAGGGAGGACATGAAATATAGCTATAAGGGCATACGGCAAATTCTAGCAAACTTCAAATGCATCTTCCCTTCTACTTTTAAGGGCACACGAGCTTTCTAGTTGCTTTGAATTTATCTCTCCTGTTTTCACTAAAGCCACATGACAGTTAGTCTTGCCTACTGGCTACTCATCTAATGATGGGAACTGGGAAGCTGGGGGTGAACCGACAAAACTACCTCGTGGTGAAACTGTTGGTTTCTAGTATTTAGATAGAAAATGGGTGTTGGGAACCATACTGAGCACATCTTCGGTAGAATGATTGATTAAAATAACACAGGAAAGCAAAAAATATCCCTGTAGCAACAATAACTTCACAAATGGTACAGCAGAAAGGAGGAATTTTGGCAATACCTTCCCTTCATAATATCCTCGAAGCACGTAATTCACCACCCCAAAGTCGGCAGCCGAAATATACACAAATCTCTTTACTCCTATGAAAATGAAGaaagaatatttattattttaaactgATTTCTTTCACCAGGAGTCCCAGTTCCGTATTTGCGGAGAAGCATCATGTTTTGtcaaaaattttcagaatcCAAAAGCAAAAGATTTGGAATTTTCATAAAGCATGTGGATTTCTTCAAATGATGGAGCCCAAAATTTAGTCAATACTGAATCCAAACATACtattaaacaataaaaataatgcatgcCTAATTGCACTAGTTCACATCAGATAGTTGACGTCATATAAAACTTCGCACATCAATAGAATAGTATGACTATTCTCACCAAAAAGTTAAAAGGCCCATTTTACCAAGCGGCAACATAGAGGAATTTTCGAGCCACTTTAACTGACTATACAGAATTCTCTTTTATGTTCACAAGTGATATTTCCCTCTAAAAAATGATAAACAAAGTGAGAAAACACGTTTCAACCTCCCAAATTTCCAATGAGCTGGAAGTAGATACAAATAGCACACAGACATAGATGTATATAATAGTCAGGGTGctaagcaaaatttaaaaaaatgcaaaaacataaaaaaaaattgtgagaaGGTTAAAATAGAATTTCATAATTTGTGTGAGGCACTCCATTAAATTCTCATTAACTAAAGAGTGTGAGAACAAGTGGACAATCGAGAAGAAAAGGTTCGGCGGCAATACCTTCTTCTGAGGCAGCTCTTATAGCATTAATATTTGCAGTTCCATTGATTTTGTACATTTCCGCATTAGAACCAAAACCACCAACGCAAGAAATCTGCAGAAGCGGAACGTTTAGCTATGGAGAAAAGGAAACTCGAAAAAAGAGCTGGCAAACTTATCAGCCCCCGGCAATGCGACACCAGTGGGCCAGAAGGAAAAATAGATAACAAAAGAATAAGCAAATAAACCATGGAAACAGTTCCGAGATATGTTGGAATCAAGAAGGAAATAAACCCACCACCCACAGCCTCTCGCAACTCAAACAAGGACGTTTTGACCAGAGTATAACTCTGAAGTTTCAAGTCCAAAGTCACCCAaacattatttattatataatgtttaattatatattacaaTAAGCGACAATGTACAACTGAAGTAACTCCCTTCAATACGTCCTCTAAATTCAAATGAGACCATGTTGAGCAGAGTATACCTCTGAAATTTCAAGGTCCAAAGTCGCTCAACATGCTACATatgtttaattatatatttcaaataatgAATACATACAACTGAAGTTACTCCCTTCAAGACATCCTTCCATGAATCCATCGAGAAAAGGTTACCTTCAAGCAAGTCAAAAAGGAACTAAAATGACTGAAGGCTCTTCACTAAATGAAAACAGGAAAAAATGGTGAAACTTAACAACGAGAAGTAAACCTTGATGCCAAATCATACTGTTAGCCCAGGGTTCTCCAATCGAGGATCCACCGGATCTGCAAATAGCATAAATTGGTTTGTTAGGATCAGAAGAATCAAAACCACATAGAAAGTTCAGAAAAATGATGCAAGATGATCAATGGGAAGGTCATTAAAATGATTTCAGAAGTCATTCCTTCAGTAAGTTACGCAACCTTCTGCTTAAAATAGTACACTCAATTCTGCATTCCATTCAGTACAATATATCACAACAAAAAGTGTCAGTAACCAAGTGCCTATAAGATGGATTATTCACTCAAATTTATGAAGATGCATTAAGATGCATGGACACAACTAAATTTAGATCCTAGGTAGTCAAAGAACCATTCCGTTACGTTAACTTGGTATGTGGCTGGTGCACACCTTTGAAAAAATTCTCCAGCTCATGAACTCAACTGTTGAAGCCGTTACAATCATCACAAGAACAAATTGCTAGGCATGTCCTTGGAATTTTGGAGagaagtaaaagagacagacgaGAGTGGAACCCCCCGAGAGTCATCTCACTCTCTATTATGAACTTTCTTTCAAGTGGTCATCCTCAAATATACTTAGCAATCAGACAAATCAAGGAGACAATCTTAAGTGGATTATAATACCTGCTGAGGCTAGAAACGGTCAAACCACGGCCCAAAGCTTCCTTGCAGATATGAGAACCAACAAATCCGTTTCCGCCAAGCACAAGCAACTGAATTATAAAACCGCAAAGATCCAGAATGATCACATCCGCATCTAATACAATATGTTCTGGCAGGGTAACATTATTCTATGCCACTGGAATACAAAGACATACCTTCTCTGTTGGAGGTGGAGGAGCATGTATCGTCTCTGCTTCATCAACTGTATCAGTTTCAGGAGGAATATTCTTGTCAAAAGGCTTATCAGAAACAGTGGACAGAAACCGCCCCTTTCTTGACGCTGCAATTCTGAGGTTGATAAGAtgttatttgaaattatatgaATAAccagaaaagaaaaaataacaGATCCAAACAAAAAAGGGCAATAGGATGATAAAAGAgacaaataaaatgcaataTCATCACCAAATGAACATTGAAGGAGATGCACAAATCACCCAACTCAACTGCTTATATATGAAAAATTCGTAGTTGTAAGGACTAGGCCTTTGGTTCTATGCGTAATGCGTTGGCTTCATGATCACTTCTAAAATTGCTAAAGCCGCGCTATTACTTTTTACCCACTTCCTTTATTCAAAACCCAACTGAAACATGGAACTACTAGTTCAAGCTCACCTTACAAAAATAAATGAAAGAAAGGGACCAGATGAGAAAGTTTAGAGCATTAACTTGAACTCCACCATCCCATTCAACCAATGCCGATGAATCCAGACTCAACTTCTAGTTATATGAAACACTGAGACGAATCTAAGATTTAGTAAAGTAAAATGAAGATAAAACTCCACATTTatcaaatcacaaaacaaataGGGCAACACCTACAACCGACATATTGGTCAGAACCTATTAACACACAGCAAATAAGCACCCCCAAATCAATACGGGAAAAAACAAGAATTGTTTTCCACAGTATACCCACTTTCCCATACAAAATATAcgagggaaaaaaaaaacaaaacaaacaacggGGAATCAAGAAAATCCAGACTGttgcaaaaaagaaaaaaagaaaacggTAAGCTTACGAGGATACGATGGAGGAGAGCTTTGAACGACGAATCAATCGAGACATTGTTATTATTATGATgactcccaaaaaaaaaaagattaaatctTTTCGCAGGGTTCGTGTCTATGCTTATGGGCGACTGCTCCCCCTTGTGTATTAACAAGTAAATGGTGCAAAATTAGGCAAGCATACTGGAGTTTAAGCCAGGCACGTGGCGAGTGCATACGTCGCCACGTAGGACATTAATGCGGCTGCCAGAACTTTCCATCGGGTCCGAATTCGGGGATATGCCATTCGATACCCGGCCCGATTATTATAGCTCAataaaggtttttccaaataaataatgtaaataattttccaaaaaacaaaaatttaaaaaaccaATAAGTTTTAACTGACAATGaaggccccgtttggtttcaaaagtcaggctaaaaaagcattttttttaagtgcttttcagttaataaggtgtttggttgaccacaaaagtgcttaaataagcactttttaaagtcaaaattagagtttttttaaaagccaaaaattgtagcttttaaaagcacttattttaaaaaatctttacaaaggccccgtttggtttcaaaagctaggccaaaaaagcacttttttaagtgcttttcagttaataaggtgtttggttgaccaaaaaagtgcttaaataagcacttttttaagtcaaaattagagcttttttaaaagcaaaaaattgtagcttttaaaagcacttattttaaaaaatctctacaaaatccaaacggaCTCAAAATCCAAACGAGCTCGAAATGGGAAAAAAATATCTAACACCACATCTTGATGGTTTCAAAAAATTGTACTTTTCCATATATTATTTCATAATAATTCATTAATTTGTATAGTGTATTACTCGGttctaaattttcaaaattttcatcatattctctataatttattcattttatttttatgtaaaaatattagaatagaAATATATAAAAGTAATTGGGAATAAATCTTTAACCAAATTGGGACAAAATGATAAACTACATGTTAAAAATAGAACTTATTCCAATATTCTCAACCATTAGATGAGAAAGAACTCAGACCAGTTTCCAATGCTAAAATGGATTTAAAACTGTGAACATCGAGGGAATAATCAAGTGACTAAACTACCCATCAGATTCGAATTGAAACGatcaaatttgatttaaaacaTATGAGTTGATACAATCCAAAACAATTGGAAGagaaatcattttaaaaaaaagaacaatTGATAGGAAACATATAATTGCAATGCTGTTGGGGAAAAAGAAAATGAACTTTTTTCCAGACGTTTTTCGAGATGTGTATAAAGCATCTACCAACTCTATCGGCTCTTCCGGTTGGTCGCATTCCGCGCAAAAGTTATGTTAGTCTAATTTTTATCAAAAATTGCAGATGATCAAGGGCCTGCATTAAGGGCTTCAAGCTGCTTCCTCAGATCGTCGAGGTCGGTAACAGCATCCTCTGTGGTTTCTTGAGAAGCAGGCTGTGGTGTCTGAAACTCATCGGCACTCGGAAGCTCGTGAACAAGACCCTCTGGCAGAGTAGCTGAatgagaaaagaaagaaaaggtcAAATGACGAGGTGCAATCTGGAGATGGAGAGAATTGACAGCTTAAGAGCAGGAAAATATAACCTGAATTGGAAGCTGAGCCTTGTACATCACTGTCATCAACAACACTATTTACAACAAAGATCAGTAGGTTAGTCAACCGGATCTAGCAAAACTACTTTgatgaaattttgaattatgGTCTTACAAGGTTGACATCCGAAACTAATATCAGGTCCAAGATTACCTTATATTCCATTCATTATCTTCATGGAGACACTCGGGTTCCAATAATTCTTCGGCCTCCATCTTGGCTCTAGCCGCAGCATCCCTGGCTGGCTTTGCACGAATGTAGTCTTTCTGCATGATAAATGTTTATTcaatatatgaaaattttgaataatttgaCAGACATCTATACAAATAATGTAAAATGGAATATACTAacatggattttggttttacaACAATTTATGAAAAAGTATCCTCTGCGTTGGCTTACCTGTCTCTCCAAACATGCGGCATTAGAACATTGAGGGTTGGGCTTCATTTCCATCGTTGGAAAGAAGTCTTTGAGAGCATTGTAACCCTATAGTTGAGAAAGTAAAATCGATCTCAGGAAAGAACACGTGAACAAAATGGCAACATATTCCACAGAGAGGACAATCCGGCACTTTTTCTTATTTATAGAGTAGGATACAAGCAGCAGATGTGCTAATAATAGAGAATGTGAAACAGAAAATCAAGAGTGTGAATGTGTGATATTAGTTACCAGATAAGGGGTGACATTCCCAAAGTTCAGCAAGTATTTAAGTGTATTCTGTACAAGCAGCCCAGCGACAATTCCCTTCAAGTAAAATTATGTCGTTAGGAATGGAAAAAATGGCAAAGGAAAGAGAGAGAGCATCAAGACTGAGTATGAACTCATAGAGAAGACAGCAATTGGGCCCTATCCCACTGAAAGAAGAGGACAAAAAGAATCCCGCTGAACAATTTAAAACTAGCAAGAATGCACCAAACCATTTTCTAAAGAATATTGTGAGAAATATTGGCAAATACAAAATCCATTTCTGCATGAAAGCCTACAGGAAATAAAAATCCAATAACTATATATGAAAACACAACTTTCATATCAATCTTTTTATCCACATGATATGTAAACAACTCCATAAACCTTATGCAGATTTTTAGAATTCGCTAGCTTGACTCTCAGCAGTAAACCAACTATCACTCAGAAAAACACACCAAAAAGGCAACAATGCAGAGAGAGCGAAAAACTGTTTACCATTGTAGTAGGTAAAGATGCAGCGCAAACCCCTTCACGTTTTAAGGTTCTTTCATCAACCCCTGATGCTACAACCTAAAATAATTTCATCAATGAATAATTCATTTCTGCTTCGAATTCAAATTTTCAGAAGGAAAGTAAACCTACCAAGGGAGGTGCGCATGCAAAACAAGCAGTTTCACCAGGAACCAACAACTGTATGTGACCAGAAACAGCATTCTCGGACACACCTGTAAAAATCtctctcaaataaattcatgcacATTATCCATTTTATGTAGGTCCACCgtgtaaaaatttattattagtgTGATCAATGAGGGGAAAAAACTAAACTAGATCGCATTCAGAAGATGCTCGAGTTCCAAAGTCCTCAGGGGGTCGTCACAAAATCAATGACTGAAAACAGTTCACACTTTTTATACAAGAAGCTGGATCAAATGATCaatacgttttttttttttagaatcttGTGGAGACAAGTAATGCCTCCTAATTACTTTCAAAAATGGTTTTCTGCAGAAACATAGAGCGGAGTCAGTAGACCATAAATAATCTACAAGGATCGTACTTGGCAACAAAACAACAAATGATTCAAATTTCCAAGTTCATCTTCCACAGCTAGAGCAAGGACTCATTCAAGAAAATGACTCACTAATCTCACTAAAATATCCAACATAGTACAAGGACAAAGAAATTGAATTTTTCAGTGAAAAAAAAACTATTCTACTGATATATTAACTGAAAGCAGCAATTTATTATTTACCAGACTCCATCCATGTCTGATTCAACTCGTTGCAAGCCTGCATATACAACCACGCGTTTCAAGTGAGGCAAAATGGAAGCAGCAAAGTAAATCTCCTCAATTCAGTAGAATAATTCTTACCTACATCTGGTACACAAAATGACAAGGAACTGAATTCAAACTATCTGCATGCAAAAAGAAAATTTTCGATCGCAGGTAATAGCGCTCACCTGATTTACCACCATCCTTGCTTCATAATTATCCACACAGCTGACAACGAGATCAACTCCACTACCTTCTTTGTCAGGACAAAATGATTTATCTTTTAAGCTTGACATAAATGTTTCAAAACCTTGCACAGTTGTGATGTTCAATGTATAGCTCTGAGAAAAGATATAAACCAATCAACATCACAGaagcatatatataaaataacagttaaaatcattttgtATATTTGTTGATTTTTGAGTTGGGGAGGGAGTGTGGAAGAGCAAAAATCATCATGTATACTTCACCTCAAGCACAACATCAGGGTTTATGTCTGAAAGAGTCTGAACGGCCGCATCTGTTTTAGTCATACCAGCCTATAAATGGGAAAAATTTGACCTCATATAGTGCTTGTCACAAGAAAAATATAGCCTAGGTACAGAAGAAGCTATTCACCAAATGCCAAAGTGGTAAGATTGAAAGAGGTAATGTAATGCGCCTTAACCaaaaatgaatgaatgaatgaagATTGATAGGAGGTTTCAACATAACATCACATTAATAAAGCTTGGAGAAGAagataaaatattgaaaatatctTTCTCGAGGTTTGTTTTCTGTTTCTTGTCAGACCGGAGAAGGATTATTAACTTTCAAAATTCCCAAAAGCAGTAACTTGAAAAACTCGATAGCTTTTGAAAGGTCTTAGATCAGCAGCATAAACCAAGCTCACTTCGAGAAATTAAAAGAAGAATAGTTTCATAATCCCAACCACATGGTATAATAAGTGATAATATTCTCTAAAAGCACCTGATCTGGACGGAAAAAAAGTCTATTCATGTTAGCTAACTCCACTTTATCATAATCGTACAACAAAAGGCGACCGATACCACACCTTGTTAGCATTTCAGCAGCAACACTGCCAACACCACCTATACCCTGCAAAGCATAAACAGTGATATGAGGACAATTGCAGACTCTATACTGTTACACGGCACTTAAACTTACATAGGTTGAGCAAGGATTTAACCAACAGCTAGACAATATCCCCTTAAGTAGTTTAGAAGAAATTACAAGAAATgtaggagaaaaaaaaaaaccaccaCCGTTCAGGAACTGAAATGACACAATTTGTTTGTAACAAATAAATCTTAATATTCTGATTCAAACAGAATTACGGGGCATAATTCTTAAATAAGAATTTTTGCTAGCATTAGTAAGCATGCGTATTATATAATTATGCACCATAAAAAGTCACAAAACTTAAAAGAGCATTTATTTAAAGACAGGCATATCTTAAGAGAAAAGTTAAATACGGACAACTATGGCGACTGAAAATTTCCGTATTCTTTCATAGTTTTCCACGATACCCATCCTTTGAAGTGCCATAAGCCTGCTATAAGGGTTGCTATCAACCACCTCTGCGCTCATATCCTACATTGTATTACAAAATATGCACATATGATTAAGATATCGTGCAAAGTAACATATTCAGGGCATCAACATATGCAACAAAAGTGTACCTTGATTTTGGAACGCTGCACAACCCCGACCTTTTCCATTGTAGAAATTCGCTCAACACGTGCATGCATCTAAGCACGAAAGGTATCAgaacaacatatatataaacacTCAATGCAGGTCCATAAAAATTAAGAATTAACAACATAGCATCTCGTGTggagaaaattttcaaatatgatTCAAAATCATTCCTTTATTCAATCAGACTCTTCCCTACGTCTAAAACTTAGCTAAAGATAACAATTTTGTCCAAATTCTTTACATCTATTCACAATGATGGCAAAGTACTAaatttagaaagaaaaaaaattaaatcactacTTTTATAACTGAAGCTGATATAAAGCCATCATTCCTGCAATGAGACTAAAAAACCTCATACCCTCTAAATTCCAAATAATTTATACTCCTTTACTTCCATTTTGAGAGACTAAATAGTAAACTCTGCATGGTCCCTAAACTCAATCGACAAAACAATGCGTAACAATCCCACAACGGAGAGCGAATAAACAGGAATACTAGCATCATTGAAAATTGAGATAATAGGGCTCCACTCATATGCCAAGGCAGAAGCATCAGCGAAGAGAAAACACAAATTCTCCGCagaacaaattaaaaaaaaaatcccagAAATGCAAGAAAGCGAGAATCACCTTATCAACTGAAGCTTGATGGAGTGGATCAGGTAAAGAATCTCTCAGCGCATGGAGATCACCTAACAAATCTTTCAGTTCAGACTCCATTAAGCTCAGGACTAAAACACACCTCGTCAATTCCTGTCGGAATTCAGCTCGATTATTGATTGAATCCCGGCTCCAACTACAAATTGGGTGATCAAATTCAGCGTTGATTGTGCAAAAAAAAATGAgcaaatttttaattcaataacgATTGGTTTCACTTCAAAAAGTTcataaaattgtttgagccGGTCAGTGGCATAGCTCGAATGGCAGTAGAAACCGGTTTGGTATGGTGAACCGGTAATTGACGTGTTTTGCGAGGTATACACCAATGAAGAGCCGCCACGCGTATCTCGGCTTTCTTTCCATCTTTTGCTGG is a genomic window of Henckelia pumila isolate YLH828 unplaced genomic scaffold, ASM3356847v2 CTG_477:::fragment_3, whole genome shotgun sequence containing:
- the LOC140872889 gene encoding uncharacterized protein At1g32220, chloroplastic, which encodes MSRLIRRSKLSSIVSSIAASRKGRFLSTVSDKPFDKNIPPETDTVDEAETIHAPPPPTEKLLVLGGNGFVGSHICKEALGRGLTVSSLSRSGGSSIGEPWANSMIWHQGNLFSMDSWKDVLKGVTSVISCVGGFGSNAEMYKINGTANINAIRAASEEGVKRFVYISAADFGVVNYVLRGYYEGKRAAETELHVRYPYGGVILRPGFIYGTRRIGSMKVPLGVIGSPMEMVLQHAKPLSQVPFVGPLFTPPVNVTAVAKVAVRAATDPVFPPGVVDVYGILRYSQQR
- the LOC140872859 gene encoding ubiquitin-like modifier-activating enzyme 5, translating into MESELKDLLGDLHALRDSLPDPLHQASVDKMHARVERISTMEKVGVVQRSKIKDMSAEVVDSNPYSRLMALQRMGIVENYERIRKFSVAIVGIGGVGSVAAEMLTRCGIGRLLLYDYDKVELANMNRLFFRPDQAGMTKTDAAVQTLSDINPDVVLESYTLNITTVQGFETFMSSLKDKSFCPDKEGSGVDLVVSCVDNYEARMVVNQACNELNQTWMESGVSENAVSGHIQLLVPGETACFACAPPLVVASGVDERTLKREGVCAASLPTTMGIVAGLLVQNTLKYLLNFGNVTPYLGYNALKDFFPTMEMKPNPQCSNAACLERQKDYIRAKPARDAAARAKMEAEELLEPECLHEDNEWNISVVDDSDVQGSASNSATLPEGLVHELPSADEFQTPQPASQETTEDAVTDLDDLRKQLEALNAGP